A stretch of the Elephas maximus indicus isolate mEleMax1 chromosome 3, mEleMax1 primary haplotype, whole genome shotgun sequence genome encodes the following:
- the LOC126071446 gene encoding skin-specific protein 32-like produces MCDQQEQQRFPPTCVKGLRLGSVQSTKCTSVKCAVPCETKTVSVVCPDPCQTQTYVKCPVPCKTTCVKCPPPCQTQTYVKCPVPCQTTYVKCPTPCQTQGYVKCPPPCQTTYVKCPPPCQTTYVKCPAPCQTTYVKCPVQCQMTCVKCPVPCQTTYVKCPVPCQTTYVKCPTPCQTQTYYVQCPSPCQTYYVQAPASSRVQSSGSQGCNPDPCCDCGCCCLGIIPMSSRGPACCDLEDDDCCC; encoded by the coding sequence ATGTGCGACCAACAGGAGCAGCAACGTTTCCCTCCCACCTGTGTGAAAGGTTTGAGATTGGGGTCCGTGCAAAGCACAAAATGCACGTCTGTGAAATGTGCAGTTCCATGCGAGACTAAAACTGTTAGTGTGGTGTGTCCTGATCCGTGCCAGACTCAGACCTACGTGAAATGCCCTGTTCCATGCAAGACAACGTGTGTGAAATGCCCACCTCCATGCCAGACTCAAACCTATGTGAAATGTCCAGTTCCGTGTCAGACAACGTATGTGAAATGTCCAACTCCATGCCAGACTCAAGGCTATGTGAAATGCCCACCTCCATGCCAGACAACGTATGTGAAATGCCCACCTCCATGCCAGACAACGTATGTGAAATGCCCAGCTCCGTGCCAAACAACCTATGTGAAATGCCCAGTTCAGTGCCAGATGACCTGTGTGAAATGCCCAGTTCCGTGCCAGACGACCTATGTGAAATGCCCAGTTCCCTGCCAGACGACCTATGTGAAATGTCCAACTCCCTGCCAGACCCAGACATATTATGTCCAGTGCCCTTCTCCTTGCCAGACCTACTACGTGCAGGCTCCTGCAAGCAGCAGAGTGCAGAGCTCAGGATCCCAGGGCTGTAACCCTGACCCATGCTGTGATTGTGGGTGCTGCTGTTTGGGAATTATCCCCATGAGTTCCCGAGGACCTGCATGCTGTGACCTTGAGGACGATGACTGCTGCTGTTAA